A DNA window from Vigna angularis cultivar LongXiaoDou No.4 chromosome 1, ASM1680809v1, whole genome shotgun sequence contains the following coding sequences:
- the LOC108330710 gene encoding 60S acidic ribosomal protein P3-1, whose product MGVFTFIVRNSGGEWTAKQHSGDLESSADSSYELQRKLVQAALAVDSSGGVQSSYSPVSPSSAIFQVIVGGAVFVGGGAVAAAPAGSAAPAADAAPAAEKKEEKVEEESDEDMGLGLFD is encoded by the exons ATGGGAGTCTTCACATTTATCGTACGCAACTCCGGCGGCGAATGGACAGCCAAACAACATTCCGGCGATCTCGAGTCCTCCGCCGACTCCTCCTACGAACTCCAACGGAAGCTTGTCCAAGCCGCTCTCGCCGTTGACTCCTCCGGCGGCGTTCAGTCCTCTTACTCTCCTGTTTCCCCTTCCTCTGCCATATTTCAG GTAATAGTGGGTGGTGCAGTATTTGTTGGAGGTGGTGCGGTTGCAGCTGCACCTGCCGGAAGTGCTGCCCCAGCTGCTGATGCTGCCCCGGCCGctgagaagaaggaagaaaaggtgGAGGAAGAGTCCGACGAGGATATGGGTTTGGGTCTGTTTGATTAG
- the LOC108330690 gene encoding pentatricopeptide repeat-containing protein At1g55890, mitochondrial: MYRILHRAFCTAAEPATVSIKSISEDLYKEVKLKRLVEKFKKASDIDRFRKNTGIYEETVRRLAGAKRFRWVRDILEHQKQYSDISNEDFSVRLISLYGKSGMTKHARMVFDEMPQRKCNRTVLSFNALLDAYLHSRKFNVVEKLFKTLPTQLSIEPDLVSYNTFIKAFRKKVSFNSALSVLKEMEEKGVNPDSITFNTLLHGLYSKGSFEDGEKVWGQMSAKNVTPDATNYLFRLVGLLREKPDEAGEFYREMKKVGVKFDLFCLKAVKNAIIKYIVNKGNLDEVKNYLVMIAKLDLDLDKNSYSILIPFLREKGDWKTAIDLCFEILINRGRVDVSLIQLVVDKLVDGGMISEAKEFVDIGKEFVDIGKESCRYRVNLPSYVSS; this comes from the coding sequence ATGTATCGCATTCTTCACCGTGCTTTTTGCACTGCCGCAGAACCAGCAACAGTGAGCATCAAGTCTATTTCGGAGGATTTATACAAAGAAGTAAAGTTAAAGAGGTTGGTGGAGAAGTTCAAGAAAGCTTCCGACATTGACCGGTTTCGCAAAAATACCGGCATTTACGAGGAGACAGTGCGGCGTCTCGCCGGTGCCAAGCGCTTTCGGTGGGTTCGCGACATCCTCGAACACCAAAAACAGTATTCCGACATTTCGAACGAGGATTTCTCTGTGCGCCTAATATCCCTTTATGGCAAATCTGGCATGACCAAACACGCCCGCATGGTGTTCGACGAAATGCCCCAGCGAAAGTGCAACCGCACCGTGCTCTCTTTCAATGCCCTCTTGGACGCATACCTTCACTCCAGGAAGTTCAACGTCGTGGAGAAGCTTTTCAAGACCCTTCCCACTCAGCTCTCAATCGAGCCTGATTTGGTGTCGTACAACACTTTCATTAAGGCTTTTCGTAAAAAGGTTTCCTTTAATTCGGCACTGTCAGTTCTTAAGGAGATGGAGGAGAAGGGTGTGAATCCTGATTCCATTACGTTTAACACTTTGCTTCATGGGTTGTATTCAAAGGGAAGTTTTGAGGACGGTGAGAAAGTGTGGGGGCAAATGAGTGCTAAGAATGTTACTCCTGACGCGACGAATTATCTTTTTAGGTTGGTGGGGTTGTTGAGGGAGAAACCGGATGAAGCTGGTGAGTTTTATAGAGAAATGAAGAAGGTGGGTGTGAAGTTTGACCTCTTTTGCCTCAAAGCTGTCAAAAATGCTATCATCAAATATATTGTGAATAAAGGTAATTTGGATGAGGTCAAGAATTATTTAGTTATGATTGCAAAACTTGATCTTGACCTTGATAAAAACAGTTACTCTATACTTATTCCCTTCCTGCGTGAGAAGGGTGATTGGAAGACCGCAATTGATTTGTGTTTTGAGATTTTAATAAATCGGGGCCGTGTTGATGTATCGTTGATACAACTTGTGGTGGATAAGCTGGTGGATGGAGGCATGATTTCAGAGGCGAAGGAGTTTGTGGATATAGGGAAGGAGTTTGTGGATATAGGGAAAGAAAGCTGTCGTTATAGGGTAAATTTACCTAGTTATGTTAGTTCTTAG
- the LOC108330680 gene encoding pentatricopeptide repeat-containing protein At1g55890, mitochondrial isoform X2 — protein MAPLSRIVSEPATVSIKSISEDLYKEVKLKRLVEKFKKASDIDRFRKNTGIYEETVRRLAGAKRFRWVRDILEHQKQYSDISNEDFSVRLISLYGKSGMTKHARMVFDEMPQRKCNRTVLSFNALLDAYLHSRKFNVVEELFKTLPTQLSIEPDLVSYNTFIKAFRKKVSFDSALSVLKEMEEKGVNPDSITFNTLLHGLYSKCSFEDGEKVWGQMSAKNVTPDARSYCFKLVGLLREKPDEAGEFLREMMKVGVKPDLFCIKVVNNAIIKRIVDEGNLDEMKNYLVNIANFGLDLDKDTYPIFIPFLREKSDWKTAIDLCFEIFKRRGHVDVSLIQLVVDKLVDGGMISEAKEFVDIGKESCRYRVNLPSYVSS, from the exons ATGGCTCCATTAAGTAGGATTGTCAGTG AACCAGCAACAGTGAGCATCAAGTCTATTTCGGAGGATTTATACAAAGAAGTAAAGTTAAAGAGGTTGGTGGAGAAGTTCAAGAAAGCTTCCGACATTGACCGGTTCCGCAAAAATACCGGCATTTACGAGGAGACAGTGCGGCGTCTCGCCGGTGCCAAGCGCTTTCGGTGGGTTCGCGACATCCTCGAACACCAAAAACAGTATTCCGACATTTCGAACGAGGATTTCTCTGTGCGCCTAATATCCCTTTATGGCAAATCTGGCATGACCAAACACGCCCGCATGGTGTTCGACGAAATGCCCCAGCGAAAGTGCAACCGCACCGTGCTCTCTTTCAATGCCCTCTTGGACGCATACCTCCACTCCAGGAAGTTCAACGTCGTGGAGGAGCTTTTCAAGACCCTCCCCACTCAGCTCTCAATCGAGCCTGATTTGGTGTCGTACAACACTTTCATTAAGGCTTTTCGTAAAAAGGTTTCCTTTGATTCGGCACTGTCAGTTCTTAAGGAGATGGAGGAGAAGGGTGTGAATCCTGATTCCATTACGTTTAACACTTTGCTTCATGGGTTGTACTCAAAGTGTAGTTTTGAGGATGGTGAGAAAGTGTGGGGGCAAATGAGTGCTAAGAATGTTACTCCTGACGCGAGGAGTTATTGTTTTAAGTTGGTGGGGTTGTTGAGGGAGAAACCGGATGAAGCGGGTGAGTTTTTAAGAGAAATGATGAAGGTGGGTGTGAAGCCTGACCTCTTTTGCATCAAAGTTGTCAACAATGCTATCATCAAAAGAATTGTGGATGAAGGTAATTTGGATGAGATGAAGAACTATTTAGTTAATATTGCAAACTTTGGTCTTGACCTTGATAAAGACACTTACCCTATCTTTATTCCCTTCCTGCGTGAGAAGAGTGATTGGAAGACCGCAATTGATTTGTGTTTTGAGATTTTTAAAAGACGGGGCCATGTTGATGTATCGTTGATACAACTTGTGGTGGATAAGCTGGTGGATGGAGGCATGATTTCAGAGGCGAAGGAGTTTGTGGATATAGGGAAGGAAAGCTGTCGTTATAGGGTAAATTTACCTAGTTATGTTAGTTCTTAG
- the LOC108330680 gene encoding pentatricopeptide repeat-containing protein At1g55890, mitochondrial isoform X1: MAPLSRIVSGTSCRPFFCSSAYPKMYRILHRAFCTAAEPATVSIKSISEDLYKEVKLKRLVEKFKKASDIDRFRKNTGIYEETVRRLAGAKRFRWVRDILEHQKQYSDISNEDFSVRLISLYGKSGMTKHARMVFDEMPQRKCNRTVLSFNALLDAYLHSRKFNVVEELFKTLPTQLSIEPDLVSYNTFIKAFRKKVSFDSALSVLKEMEEKGVNPDSITFNTLLHGLYSKCSFEDGEKVWGQMSAKNVTPDARSYCFKLVGLLREKPDEAGEFLREMMKVGVKPDLFCIKVVNNAIIKRIVDEGNLDEMKNYLVNIANFGLDLDKDTYPIFIPFLREKSDWKTAIDLCFEIFKRRGHVDVSLIQLVVDKLVDGGMISEAKEFVDIGKESCRYRVNLPSYVSS, encoded by the coding sequence ATGGCTCCATTAAGTAGGATTGTCAGTGGTACGAGCTGCCGACCTTTTTTTTGCTCCAGTGCTTACCCCAAAATGTATCGCATTCTTCACCGTGCTTTTTGCACTGCCGCAGAACCAGCAACAGTGAGCATCAAGTCTATTTCGGAGGATTTATACAAAGAAGTAAAGTTAAAGAGGTTGGTGGAGAAGTTCAAGAAAGCTTCCGACATTGACCGGTTCCGCAAAAATACCGGCATTTACGAGGAGACAGTGCGGCGTCTCGCCGGTGCCAAGCGCTTTCGGTGGGTTCGCGACATCCTCGAACACCAAAAACAGTATTCCGACATTTCGAACGAGGATTTCTCTGTGCGCCTAATATCCCTTTATGGCAAATCTGGCATGACCAAACACGCCCGCATGGTGTTCGACGAAATGCCCCAGCGAAAGTGCAACCGCACCGTGCTCTCTTTCAATGCCCTCTTGGACGCATACCTCCACTCCAGGAAGTTCAACGTCGTGGAGGAGCTTTTCAAGACCCTCCCCACTCAGCTCTCAATCGAGCCTGATTTGGTGTCGTACAACACTTTCATTAAGGCTTTTCGTAAAAAGGTTTCCTTTGATTCGGCACTGTCAGTTCTTAAGGAGATGGAGGAGAAGGGTGTGAATCCTGATTCCATTACGTTTAACACTTTGCTTCATGGGTTGTACTCAAAGTGTAGTTTTGAGGATGGTGAGAAAGTGTGGGGGCAAATGAGTGCTAAGAATGTTACTCCTGACGCGAGGAGTTATTGTTTTAAGTTGGTGGGGTTGTTGAGGGAGAAACCGGATGAAGCGGGTGAGTTTTTAAGAGAAATGATGAAGGTGGGTGTGAAGCCTGACCTCTTTTGCATCAAAGTTGTCAACAATGCTATCATCAAAAGAATTGTGGATGAAGGTAATTTGGATGAGATGAAGAACTATTTAGTTAATATTGCAAACTTTGGTCTTGACCTTGATAAAGACACTTACCCTATCTTTATTCCCTTCCTGCGTGAGAAGAGTGATTGGAAGACCGCAATTGATTTGTGTTTTGAGATTTTTAAAAGACGGGGCCATGTTGATGTATCGTTGATACAACTTGTGGTGGATAAGCTGGTGGATGGAGGCATGATTTCAGAGGCGAAGGAGTTTGTGGATATAGGGAAGGAAAGCTGTCGTTATAGGGTAAATTTACCTAGTTATGTTAGTTCTTAG